Below is a window of Thermoanaerobaculia bacterium DNA.
TTGCGCCTTCCGGGGAGGTATTAACGTTGGAGGGAGTCTTGTCCTCAAGACTCTGGCCCCGCGTGAAGGCGATCGACTTCGCATCTGGCGACCAGGCGAGTTCGCCGATATCGAAACCGTCGTCCTCTGTGTACAGCGTGATCTGGCGCGCCTTCCCGCCATGGGCTGGGTCTGCTACCCAGATGTTACTGCAGCCCTTCGCGTTGAATACCCACGCCACGGCTGCGCCCGTGGGCGCGGCCAGCATGTCCGACGCAAACGGCGCCTGCATCACATCGTCGAGCGTGTAAGTCGCTGGATGGGTTTGTGCGCCGGCCGGCGTTGCGGTCATCCCGAGCACCGCCATGCCGGCGACGGCCACCATTACTCTGCACGCTGATCGATTCAAGCTACCTCCGCGCCCTCTCCTCACCGGTTGTAACGGAGAGCCGACAATTCCACAAGTTCATTATTCTCACAATGATGTTGCTGTTTCCGCACGATTCTGCTGTTCGTTGGCAGGAGGTTTTAGGAGTGCTTTAGGAGGCTCCCTAGCTCGAAGATTTACGCGCCCTCGTAGAGTGTGCCCAGGCCGGGGCGACTCCTTTTCGACAAGGGAACTCGAAGCGATGATTCCGGCATGGGTCGGGTCAAGGTACTTTCCGGGCGCCCGGCAGTAACGACTTCTCTTTTGTATCCTCGATCAAGAGAGCTCTTTCGACGGATTCTCCGGGCGTAGTGGTCGTAGCAACATCGCAGCAGCCCCCTCCCCGATCCTTCGGTTCAGTTCGGCGGGCGTTCGGCGGCGCTCGGCGGAGAATTCCGCAGCACCCGACCGGTCACGGAAATGTGGAGATCGGGCGTTCTCAAGGGATTCTTCAGGCGGAAGATCCAGGTGACTTGGGCAGTCCGCGCTCCGGGATTCAGACGAGATTCGTCCCCGAGAGCGCGGGAAAAGTCGAATGCGGCGCCCGCTCCCCTGCTGCCGTTGTCGGAGTTCAGCACTTCCGGCGTGTTTTCCAGGTAGTGAGCGCCCGTCCCGCTTCCGAAAGCTCGGATGGTCACGCGGAGGGGCCCCCAGACGGGGCGAGAGGAGATATTCCGGAGATGCACGGGAAGGCGGAGCTCCATCTTCGACGCCTCGTAGGACGGAGTATCGAAGTCGAGAACCAATTCGTTGTCGAGAGTCACCTCCGTCAGACCGCCCGGCGGAGGAACGGGACGTGCCCCCAATCGGACGGGACAGGTCCAGATCTGAGAAAACCCATTGCGGTGGTCCGGCCAGAACGGATGAAAGTCGCCGCTCTTTTCCACCGCCATCTCGCAATAATCCCCGCCCGCCTCGAAACGTCCGGCGGGCGCGAAGAGAGTGACGCGGCGTCCGTCGAGACGGCTGCGCCAGGATGTCGGCAGGATGTCCAGCGTGCTCCTTTCGGGGAAGGAAGATTCCGACGAGAGCCTTCGTGAGGGAAGAAAGGACCGGCCGCCGTCCTTCGAGGCGGTGATGTAGGCGTCGTAGCCGGAGCCATCGGAGGTGTTTCGTGTGTCCAGCCACGACACCGCAACGACCCCGTCCGCGTTGACGGCAAGCGCGGGCTGGAACTGCCGGGAGCCGGGCGGACCGCCGTCATCGACGGTCAGGGGAGCCGACCAGTGGGCTCCCCGGTCGGAGGAGAACGTCAGGACGATTCGCGACCCGCCCGGAAGAGAATCCGTCCAGACGGCGTAGAGCCGATCGGCGAATTCCGACGATTCACGATCGACCGCGAAAACCGGATCGGTGTCCATCTCCCCCGAGTGCGGACTGCCGGGATCCACACGACGTTCTCCGATCTCCCGCGGGGCGCTGTAGACGCAGCCCCCGTCGGTCGAGACGGTGAAACGAATCGTCGAGGTAATGGCTCCGGTTGTCGGCGCGTTGAGCGGAAAATCGAAGAACGGAACGAACAGGGTGCCATCGGAAAGGATTACCGGGCGAGAGACGTTGATTCCCATCGTGTCCGGCCCGACGGCGGCATCGACGGGACCCGCGAAAGTCAGCCCTTCATCGTCGGAGGTGAAGAGGCCAATGCGGTAGGGAATTGAGTAGAGTGCCGCGACATAGATCCTTCCCGCGAACCGCGGCGAGGACCAGTCCACGGCGATCTTGTCGTGGTCATAATCAACCGAGGCCTCTCCGACATGCGAGGGCCCCGCCCAGGTCTCGCCCCCGTCGCGGGACCGATAGACGTCGAGAGTGCTGGCGTCCCGCGGCCCGCTCGAAAGAACCGAAAAATACGCCCAGTGATCGGGCCCGAACGCGACCTGGGGATCCGCGCCACCGAATTCCCGCTGCTCGAGGGTCTCGGTGTCGGTCCACGTGGCCCCCCCATCCGCCGAGGAATACACCTTGCACACCGAGCCGACGTTCCAGCGGCTGCCGGTGATCGCGGCCGCCAGCAGAGCGGAAGAATCCCGCGAACCGTCCGCCGAAATTTCGGAGTGGAAATACCGTCCGTCGCGGCTCGCCGGGCCTTCACATCCGACGATCAGCCGGTCCTCGAGCGTGCCCGAACTGGCGAACGCGCCGAACGACAGGATCAGCGGAATGACGAAAATCAATCGAAGGGGGAGTCGCGTGGTCAGCCTCCGGTCGGCGCCGTACCGCGATCACTCATCTTCGTCGTTCCAGAGCATACGCCACGTGCCGAAAACGGATTTCCCGGCCATTCTCGAATTCGCAAGCCGACGCGGCCTGCGAGCAAGCCAAGTCTTTCAGAATGCTGGTGGAGCTGAACGGGATCGAACCGTCGACCTCCTGAATGCCATTCAGGCGCTCTCCCAACTGAGCTACAGCCCCACGAAGAGAAGGGAAATCCTAGTCGACCGAGGGAGGCCCGTCAATCGGCCACGATCGGGGCCGCCGCGCCCCCTGCTCTTTCCCGGTTGCCTTCGATCCGCGAGATTCTCGCCCGATTAGACTGTCCTGAATGGTGTTGGCCGAGCCCAGAGGGAAAATGATTCGACTTCGCCTCGTTCTCTTCGCCCTTCTCGCGTCCGTTCTTCTCGCGGCGCGCGCGCTCGCGATCGCTCCCGATCTCGGGGAGATCGCGACGAAGATCGAGCGATTTCCGTCGGCTCGCGGGAACGCCTCCGAGAGCGTTCGATTGAAGGAACTCTTCGATCTGTTCTGGTCGGCGCGCATGCGGGAATTTCCCGAGGTCGCGGCGGCGATCGGATACCCCGGCGTCGACGAACTGCCGGATTTCTCTCCGGAGGCGCTGGCGTTCGGCCACCATCTCTCGCATCTGGAGCTCTCGGCCCTCGAGTCGGTCGACCGCTCCCGCCTGACTCCGGCCGAGCGGCTCAGCGCCGACCTCGCGCGTCGGCATCTCGAGCTCGAGATCGAAGGGGAGAGGTTCGGGAGCCTCGATCCCTGGCACAACGACGACTTGCTCGTCGACGGAATGAACGACCGGATTCTCGGGGGGCTCGGCCTCCTCGCCCCGGGGCCGCCGCGCACGGTGGCCGATTACGATCGCATCGTCGCGCGGATGCGGGAATTTCCGCGCATGGTCGATCAGGGAATCGCGCGCCTGGCGGCGGGTCTGAAGCTCGGGATCACGCCGCCCCGCGTCACGCTCGGTCGCGTCGCGGAACGGGCGCTCGGGGCGATCCCCGGAGATCCCGCGAAGAGCCCGATCCTCGAACCGTTTCGACGGATGCCCGACGCGATTCCCCCCGGCGAACGCGGGCGGCTGGTGAAGGAGGCCGGAGAAATCCTCGCCGGGGAGATCGTTCCGGCGCTCCGCCGGTATCGCGATTACCTCGACCGCACCTACGTGCCGGGCGCCCGCGAGACGCTCCCGATGAGCGCCATGCCCGACGGAAAGGCGTGGTACGAATGGCTGCTCCGGTACTACACGACGACCGATCTCGCTCCCGCGGAGATTCATCGCCTCGGTCTTTCCGAAGTCGCGAGGATCCGGA
It encodes the following:
- a CDS encoding sialidase family protein, with product MIFVIPLILSFGAFASSGTLEDRLIVGCEGPASRDGRYFHSEISADGSRDSSALLAAAITGSRWNVGSVCKVYSSADGGATWTDTETLEQREFGGADPQVAFGPDHWAYFSVLSSGPRDASTLDVYRSRDGGETWAGPSHVGEASVDYDHDKIAVDWSSPRFAGRIYVAALYSIPYRIGLFTSDDEGLTFAGPVDAAVGPDTMGINVSRPVILSDGTLFVPFFDFPLNAPTTGAITSTIRFTVSTDGGCVYSAPREIGERRVDPGSPHSGEMDTDPVFAVDRESSEFADRLYAVWTDSLPGGSRIVLTFSSDRGAHWSAPLTVDDGGPPGSRQFQPALAVNADGVVAVSWLDTRNTSDGSGYDAYITASKDGGRSFLPSRRLSSESSFPERSTLDILPTSWRSRLDGRRVTLFAPAGRFEAGGDYCEMAVEKSGDFHPFWPDHRNGFSQIWTCPVRLGARPVPPPGGLTEVTLDNELVLDFDTPSYEASKMELRLPVHLRNISSRPVWGPLRVTIRAFGSGTGAHYLENTPEVLNSDNGSRGAGAAFDFSRALGDESRLNPGARTAQVTWIFRLKNPLRTPDLHISVTGRVLRNSPPSAAERPPN
- a CDS encoding DUF885 domain-containing protein, producing MIRLRLVLFALLASVLLAARALAIAPDLGEIATKIERFPSARGNASESVRLKELFDLFWSARMREFPEVAAAIGYPGVDELPDFSPEALAFGHHLSHLELSALESVDRSRLTPAERLSADLARRHLELEIEGERFGSLDPWHNDDLLVDGMNDRILGGLGLLAPGPPRTVADYDRIVARMREFPRMVDQGIARLAAGLKLGITPPRVTLGRVAERALGAIPGDPAKSPILEPFRRMPDAIPPGERGRLVKEAGEILAGEIVPALRRYRDYLDRTYVPGARETLPMSAMPDGKAWYEWLLRYYTTTDLAPAEIHRLGLSEVARIRKEMDAVIVQTGFRGGFREFSAFLRTDPRFFFDKPEDLVSGYRDIAKRVDPELIRLFRRLPRLPYGVRPMDEAEGKTAPSAYYENGSLAAGKPGWLLVNTTSLSSRPKWEMEALTLHEAVPGHHLAYSLAEEIGDLPEWRKWEVYPAFSEGWALYAEGLGEEIGIYREPYSRFGRLNLEIWRAIRLVVDTGLQTMGWTRQQSIDYCRENSARSEHDIEQEVDRYISQPGSAPAYKIGELKIRELRGFAERELGPAFDVRDFHDEILGTGQLPMDLLQKRIQAWVAAAKGSAASR